The Salvelinus namaycush isolate Seneca chromosome 13, SaNama_1.0, whole genome shotgun sequence genome includes a region encoding these proteins:
- the LOC120057983 gene encoding nuclear receptor subfamily 0 group B member 1-like — MATLEGCHCQDAGVQNNNNSILYNILKNDSLTTTEEPTSQPQHSQQHQVLKVSSCSSSSRFKLRQQQACSCSSSLRRGSLRSPQVTCKAASAVLMKTLRFVKNVPCFRELPEDDQLLLVRNGWVPLLVLGLAQDRVDFETTETAEPSMLQRILTGGCVSQGGLMDRQVEPEQSAGTPGVSLADIQGIKAFLKKCWGLDISTKEYAYLKGAVLFNSDLPGLCYLNYIQSLRREAHQALNEYVKLIHRDDATRFAKLLIALAMLRAISPPVVAQLFFKPIIGAVNMEEVLLEMFYGK; from the exons ATGGCCACTCTGGAGGGCTGTCACTGTCAGGACGCCGGGGTGCAAAACAATAACAACAGCATCCTGTACAACATACTGAAGAACGACAGCCTCACGACCACCGAGGAACcaacatcacaaccacaacaCAGCCAGCAGCACCAAGTGCTCAAggtctcctcctgttcctcttctTCGAGGTTCAAGCTTAGGCAGCAACAGGCTTGCTCTTGCAGTTCCTCGCTGCGACGGGGGTCTCTCCGGTCCCCCCAGGTGACCTGCAAAGCCGCATCGGCGGTCCTCATGAAGACTCTGCGATTTGTAAAGAACGTGCCGTGTTTCCGCGAGCTTCCTGAGGATGACCAGCTGCTGCTCGTTCGGAACGGCTGGGTGCCACTGCTTGTGCTGGGCCTCGCGCAGGACCGGGTGGACTTCGAGACCACGGAGACCGCGGAACCTAGCATGTTGCAGCGGATCCTGACCGGCGGCTGTGTCAGCCAAGGCGGCTTAATGGACAGACAGGTTGAGCCGGAGCAGAGCGCGGGAACACCCGGGGTCTCTCTCGCGGATATCCAGGGCATCAAAGCGTTCTTGAAAAAGTGTTGGGGTTTAGACATCAGTACCAAGGAATATGCCTACCTCAAAGGAGCCGTGCTCTTCAACTCAG ATCTCCCTGGTCTGTGCTACCTCAACTACATCCAGTCACTGCGGCGCGAGGCCCACCAGGCTCTCAACGAGTATGTGAAGCTGATCCACCGGGACGACGCCACACGCTTTGCCAAGCTGCTCATCGCCCTGGCCATGCTGAGGGCCATCAGCCCCCCGGTGGTGGCACAGCTCTTCTTCAAGCCCATCATTGGAGCCGTCAATATGGAGGAGGTCCTGCTGGAGATGTTCTATGGGAAGTAG